The Deinococcus arcticus sequence ACCCGACAGTTTCTCAGATGTGCGTCTTGGACGGCATGAACAGGTCAATCAGTCGTAAGAGGGGCACCTCTTCGTGATCAACCTTCCGGCTGATGGCGCGAACCAGGGCCCGTAAACCCAGCGTCACGACGCTCCAGGCCCGGCGACCATGCTGTTTGTTCGGGCAGATCTCGGGGATGCCCACCAGCACGCACCAGACGTAGGTCAGGGTCAGCAAGCACAGGAGGCGCTCCACGTGATCGTGGAGCGTCATATGCGTGCTCTCCAATTTGAACCCTTTGGATTTGAGCGCTCGGAACAGGCACTCGACCCGGAAGCGTTTTCGATACTGCGCCTGAATGGCGGTGACGGCGCCGGTGTTGCTGGCAATGATCAGGGCGTCTCCGTCCGGCGTGAACGTCAACACGACGTTCATCGGCTGCCCGTAGACCTCGACGTGCTCGACCAGCAGACCGGCGCTGCCGGTCTGCAGACGTCCCAGCCAGTCCTGAGCAGACCACTCGTCCATTGGGCTGTCGCGTCGCAAGCGCACACAGATCGGAATGCCTTTCTGAGCCAGGCCCTGAATCCAGTCGTGTCCGACAAACTCACGGTCCGCGTACAACACGCGAATCTGCGACGCCCTGAGCAGGCACAGCGCGTCATCTATCAGGGCGTGGCGCAACGCCGTATCGCTGCTGCCCCCGTGGGGCAGCAGCTCGTACAGCAAGGGGACCGCCACA is a genomic window containing:
- a CDS encoding IS4 family transposase encodes the protein MELLSLMVLALLQAKDVRHAALAARFSGRAQTNSVIRRVDRFFDRHPLCPADVARVVLALLPQTRPREFIIDRTNWRYGQTDVNVLMLAVLWRGVAVPLLYELLPHGGSSDTALRHALIDDALCLLRASQIRVLYADREFVGHDWIQGLAQKGIPICVRLRRDSPMDEWSAQDWLGRLQTGSAGLLVEHVEVYGQPMNVVLTFTPDGDALIIASNTGAVTAIQAQYRKRFRVECLFRALKSKGFKLESTHMTLHDHVERLLCLLTLTYVWCVLVGIPEICPNKQHGRRAWSVVTLGLRALVRAISRKVDHEEVPLLRLIDLFMPSKTHI